CGAACCATGAGGTCGCAGGTTCGAATCCTGCCGGGCAGGAATTTTTTATCTATTTCAAACTAATGTAAGTCATCCAATGTTGGCTAAATTGAACATACCAAAATTAGGATAATGGACGAATAGCGCCGTCCCATAATCTTCATTTTGCTATAGCTGACCATTTATACTCTGATATCAGATTTCGTAAGGAAGAGTTATGCCCAAAAAATTATCAGGACAGAAGCTCAATTCGCCACTCACCTTTGTGTGGGGAACTTTCTGTCGAAAAATTCTCACGGATGCAGGAAAACAACGAGAAACAAGTCTGATAGGCATTCTGCCAGGGCTCACAATGACCATTGAAACTGACGCAAGTTCGGATATTACAGATTTTGCCGTACCATTTGCAGTCTGGGCACACGCCGTGTTCAAACTTACTGACAAAATAGAGACCACAAAAAAGATAAAACTGTGGGCAATGATTACTCCCCCAAAACAGGAACCGATAAAACAAGAATTGGACCTTGAGCTTAAACCTGGTCACGAATTTTCACAAGTCAATCTCCAATTACTGATGACAGAGCTGCGAAAAGGTATGTTGGTATCAGAAGGACAAAATAGGCTTAAGGTTTCATTTCGATACGAGACAACGGATTTAGGCACTATTGAATTACCTATTAAGGCTCTCATTAAGCGGGTTAACACCAAATAAATCATGGCTATTGACTCATTCTATATCAATCAACTATCCGGCGAACCTTATCCAGACACATTTGTCAATGCTGCAGTGAGCGGACAAGTCATAAAATTCCGTCCTTCAAAGACGAAACGAACCGACAAAAGATCCAAGCATCAAACGGCACATATCAAAACTGGACACCGTGGACCACTCAAAATAGATACAGCCGTACTACCATCAGATACTAGCATATCGGAACAATCGAGTCTTACGATTTCTGTTTCAGGCAGCAGACACCACCTCACCACTGTAAACACTCCAAGCCCCAACTATGTTTTCAAAGCAATTACAATAGCGACTGAATCTACAAGCGCAAGATTTGAATCACTCAGCACCGAATGCACAATCATTGATAGCAATTTAGTAGAACAGTTTTTGACAAAACATAATTACCTTGCAGCTTTTATACATGAATGCATAGCTAAAATACGTACCAAATTTAAAACCGAAGAACTGCACCTAAGCTTATTGCACAATCCGGAAGAACCAGATTCAGATCATTTAGTTCTTAAGATATACACCTCCCTTCCATTTGAAGAGGCAATCAAACGTCGTGATTCACTCTATGAATGGTGGCTACCAAACTCTGAGCGTAGCAGCAACTATCTATCATTGAGGCTTGCATTCTAGATGGTCTTTGATTGGCAGCAATATTTGGACTTAGCCAAAGAACAACAAGTCGCCGCCAATTTAGAGTCCGGCGGGAGCCAAGAAGCTAAGTTACGTTGCGCAATAAGTAGAGCTTATTACTCTGTTTTCAATATAGCTAAAGCTTACTTAAAAGACAGAGAAAATGACTTTGCTCTCAACTTAGCAGAACGCCAAAAAGGCGGTGAACACTTTTCACGCGACGAAATAAGAGAGGCCGAGAACAGCCTCAGGAGCATACACGGGCACTTACGCAATCGATTTAAAAAAGCACTCGGACAGGGCAAGAAGGATGGATATCGACAAAGTATTGCTAAGATACTCCAAGAACTTTGCGACGAACGAGTAGAGGCAGATTACGAAAGTAATTATTCTCCAAAACCCCAGACGCTCAAGAAACAAATCAATGATGCAGAACAATTGCTGACCTATTTAAAAAAATTAGCAGAACTCACCTGAGTTTAAAATCAAGAGAGCAGTCGACAATTAATACTAGTCATCCATTAGGTCGCAGCTTCGGATCCTGCCGGGCAGGAATTTCTTAGTCCGAACCACAAGCCACACATGACTCCGAGCGAGGTTCATTGTGTACGGAAGCTGGCATCTCATTCGTAAGCTTCTTGATTGTGGCAAAGCCTGGTGCGACCTTTTGCAACTTGAATTTGCTTCCCAGCAGTTTTGGATTGTTGCTGTGCAGACTAGCCAAAATTGAAAACGGGATTTCATGTCCGGTGTTTGCTTCAGTTATGTCTATGACTTCTGTTGCATTAATGCCGACAAGATCTTTTAAGAGCGATCTTGGTTCACCAAGTCTTTCGTAACCGCCGTGAGCCAGAGCGGAATACTTGAGTGGTTTATCGTTGCTGGAAATATAAATGCGTGTCTGCTTAGCGTTACCAGTAAATTCAGTTGTATGCTTGAGAAACGATCTGGCATCAACGTCAGCATTAGACATAATCACTTCGCGGTAAGGCTTGAGCTTGGCAATATTTGAACGAATGGCTCTGCGCACTAAAGCTTCGTCGACAAATTGAGCACCCATGCTGTGTCCTAAGAGCGTTACGGTATTTGGTTCGGCAATAGTGTCAATCTTATTTAGAAATCGGCAGAAATCATCGGTTGTTTGCTTGACTCTTGTTTCATTCTGCAAATAACGTCTGAAGCCTATAGGCGACACCCAGTCATATAGCAACACTGGCGAGCCCATATTCGCCGCTACTTTAGCGGCTCGTTTCATGGATGTATCAAAGTTTGCGCAGCAACCATGTACAAAAATTATGCTGTCGCCTGTGCCAGCGCCTGCGGCATAATTTTTGAACGCTGTGACAATCTTATCTGCGGCAATTTGATTATCCGGAAGCAAAACGTCTTTCACCGTAGGCATTTGTCCGGCATTTTTCGAATGCACTAGTCTCCAGCAATTGCGGTTCAGGTTAACCGGAGACAAATCAATCATAACTGGTGCAGGTACCACCATGTTTTTGACACCAAAGAGAAGACCCTTGTTGTTTGGGTCGTCAGAATAGGAGATAGCGCCATTGATACCGTCGTAGACTCTATTGGTGGCATAAAACACCGGCACAACAAGCCAGTCTTTTACACTTAGCGTCTCATCCTGTTTTGGCGTGCAGGCAGTCAGGCACACAAGTACAAATGCGACCAACAGACAAGCGACGCGCATAGAAGTAGGTTCCTATTTCGCTGGTTTAGCGGCCACGCGTTTATCAGTATTGCCATCGCGTACAACTCTAAAGCAAGAGTCAGCCGACATTATCGTGTCTGATTTAAGACGAGTCATTTTCGAGAATGCGTTACTGACGCGGCTGCGTTGTCCGGATTTTTCGGTTGTAAGTTTCAAGCCGTCTCCTGGTACATCATAGAAAGACATGCTGTCCATGAGTTCAACAGGTATCTGGTGACCAATAAGTCCACTATCAAGCGAAGTGAAATCAATGGTCTGCATTCTGTGCTTAGTCTTTTCGATTAGCTCTTTGAGGCGTTGTTCGTCAGCGCTATCTTCAGCAGTCGTCTTTGCCTGAGCCGGCGTCATCAAAGAGGCGATAGAGTCGGCGCACTCGCCCAAGCGGCAGTAGCCACCATGAAGAATTTGCGAAAAGGCAAGTGCTTTATCACGGCGCGACATGTAGAGTCTAATTTTCGCTGTCCCTTTTGTGCTGAGGTAGCGACGGGCATAATGTTTGACCAGTCCCTGGTCGACATCCGGACAAACCAAGGCGACTTCAAGAACATACGGTCTTTCTCTAAGAAGAGGAGTACCGCGTACAACCAGACGGCTACCCATAGAATGAGCAAACACTCTTAGTTTTAGATCTGGGTGCGACAGGCAAAGTTTCTCAAGCTCTATAAGAACATCGTTGAAATGCTCTTGGCTCCACTCGTTGTTATTCTCATCCGAAGAATACGATCTTAGTTTAGCCACTGATGGCCAAGAATAAAATACAACCGGCGTTTCATATGTGTAGCTGAAGCGTGCAGCAGTATGCCATGCGGAATCAAAACTGTTTTTGTAGCCATGAGCAAATAGCAACACATTTTTGTGTGTAGATTTCTCACCGGATGCAGCTAATTGTGAATAGAACTGACTCTGTATCGAGGCAAAATCTTTGCCTTCAATAAGATTGAGTTTGACTGCACCCAACTTTTCACGAGCGCCAGCTGGTGCCCAACCCAAAGCAGTAAGATTAGGAGTTAGTTGCTTGCCCGCCTTGTTTTCGACTACGCAATAGCCTGTGCCCATAAATGGGTCATGCTGGCATTCGGCAATGTATTTGCGGTGTGGTCCGAATTGCGGTCCCTTTTCAGGGTCATTCGACTGCAAGTTTCTGTCGGTGACAAAGTAGAGAGGGACACGAACAAGCTTGGGGGCTGTCTGAGCATGGGACGGCTGGCACATGTAAAGAGCAACCAGTACGAGCCAAATAGACCGACCTGTAAGAGCCAAAAACCGCGAATTTACCATACTAAAGGGTCTCCTATCTCCGGCAGTTTCTCCCGCCAAAGCATGACAAACTGGCAGTTTAACACGCGACGGCAGCCCAATTGGCGCCACTTCTGCTCATACCCCTAAAGTTCGTCTTATGAAGCCTGGAGGCTTAAGTCAAGTTTAGAAGGGGTGTCCGGCGTATTTTCCGCAGATTCTGCCGTATTGTCACCCTGGTCTAAGCTTCATTACTAAATTAAGCTGGCAAAAGGATCAGGCAGGAGTGCGCCATGGGCGAATACGGAAGCAATTATTCAGCAGAGCAGTTACCAAAAACTGCACTCGACTATCATCAGCAGCAAAGTGGCGAAAGATTCACCGACTATGTTTTGCCTGGGCACTACAAAAGCAAGCCAGTCACACTGCAGGGCGGAGTAAGCGACTTCGGTACTGGAACAGGAATTCAAGGACAGGGCACTCTAGATAAAGCTACGGTTCCCGATGCACCACTTAAGGGAAATGTTCAAGATAGTCAATTCAGGTTGAATGTCCAAGACAATGGTGGCATTCCAACTTACTGTCTACGCATTGAAGATAATCGAAGGGATTTAGATCGTGATGTATTCAAAAGCCCCTTTACCGGACAGGTCTATCACAACGTTTTCATAAAGCAATCCGACTTGGCTATCGTTAACCAAGCCAGGACTGTCGGAAGCAGGGAAATGGTCAATCTTTACGACAAGACCGGACACATAA
The Candidatus Obscuribacterales bacterium DNA segment above includes these coding regions:
- a CDS encoding alpha/beta hydrolase, with the translated sequence MRVACLLVAFVLVCLTACTPKQDETLSVKDWLVVPVFYATNRVYDGINGAISYSDDPNNKGLLFGVKNMVVPAPVMIDLSPVNLNRNCWRLVHSKNAGQMPTVKDVLLPDNQIAADKIVTAFKNYAAGAGTGDSIIFVHGCCANFDTSMKRAAKVAANMGSPVLLYDWVSPIGFRRYLQNETRVKQTTDDFCRFLNKIDTIAEPNTVTLLGHSMGAQFVDEALVRRAIRSNIAKLKPYREVIMSNADVDARSFLKHTTEFTGNAKQTRIYISSNDKPLKYSALAHGGYERLGEPRSLLKDLVGINATEVIDITEANTGHEIPFSILASLHSNNPKLLGSKFKLQKVAPGFATIKKLTNEMPASVHNEPRSESCVACGSD
- a CDS encoding alpha/beta hydrolase — translated: MVNSRFLALTGRSIWLVLVALYMCQPSHAQTAPKLVRVPLYFVTDRNLQSNDPEKGPQFGPHRKYIAECQHDPFMGTGYCVVENKAGKQLTPNLTALGWAPAGAREKLGAVKLNLIEGKDFASIQSQFYSQLAASGEKSTHKNVLLFAHGYKNSFDSAWHTAARFSYTYETPVVFYSWPSVAKLRSYSSDENNNEWSQEHFNDVLIELEKLCLSHPDLKLRVFAHSMGSRLVVRGTPLLRERPYVLEVALVCPDVDQGLVKHYARRYLSTKGTAKIRLYMSRRDKALAFSQILHGGYCRLGECADSIASLMTPAQAKTTAEDSADEQRLKELIEKTKHRMQTIDFTSLDSGLIGHQIPVELMDSMSFYDVPGDGLKLTTEKSGQRSRVSNAFSKMTRLKSDTIMSADSCFRVVRDGNTDKRVAAKPAK